The sequence TTGCCCGAAGGGGCTGATGCAAAGGAGACAGCTCATTATCCAAAGTAAAACTATAAATAGAGTGATGTATTATGATGCTGCGGTAATCCCCAGAACGCTAGTGAAATGGAGCTTTAAGGAGGATTATGAAAGAAGAATTAATTATTAAAGCAGTAATTGATGAATTACTAACCTTACATTTGCAATTACAGAACAATACCTAGCTGTTAACAAAGTTGTATATTGAAAATGATTTATGGATATTAGAAATGAAGTGAAATCTGCCTCTTTTGTCGCTTCATATAAAGGTGATGATTCAACAGATGAAGTAAATCGCCGTTTTATAAATAAACTGCGTATTTGGTTAGGTACCTCTCAGTAAGACGTTCATAATTATAGTTAATACGCATTGTTCAATATACCTATCCTATAAATGCCGTCCCACCTCCTATGTAGTTGCACGGCATTTGTAGGATAGTACCAATGCGAAATTGAATTAACTAGGAGAGTGACATATGCAAATTGAAATTTTACTTAAGAAACTTGCCAAACCAGCACAAAGAGCAATTCAAAATGCAGGTATAACAACAATTGAGCAACTTTCATCATATAGTGAAAAAGAAATCTCTGAGTTACACGGAATAGGAAAAAATGCAATAAATGTTATTCGTCAAACTTTAAACGAGCATGGAATAATTTTTTCAAGTAAGAAAGAGTAAAGTTTTT comes from Desulfosporosinus meridiei DSM 13257 and encodes:
- a CDS encoding DNA-directed RNA polymerase subunit alpha C-terminal domain-containing protein, giving the protein MQIEILLKKLAKPAQRAIQNAGITTIEQLSSYSEKEISELHGIGKNAINVIRQTLNEHGIIFSSKKE